GTGACGTCGGTGCTGATCGGCGCGAGCAGCGTCCAGCAGCTCGAAGACAACGTCGGCGCGCTCGGCAACCTCGACTTCGGCTCCGAGGAGCTGACCGAGATCGACGGCCACGCCACCGACGCGGACATCAACCTCTGGAAGCGGTCCTCGGACGGCTGAGGACGGACGACGGCGGGACGCCCGGCGCGTCCCGCCGTGACCGCGCAAGCACGCGAAGCCCGGCTACGGCACGCTGTGGCCGGCGCAGTGCGGTGGGTGGGACGCGCGGACGGCGCTGCCCGCGCTCGGCACGGCGGCGGAGGTCCCCGCCTATCGGTCCGTTCTGGACAGGGAGGGCTACGGACGCGTCTCGGACAGCGCGATCGTCGGCGACGAGGAAACCGTCCGCTGCCAGGTGAAGTCACTGGAAGACGCGGGCGCGACCGAGTTGCTGGTGATGCCGTTCGGGTCGACGGCGGAACAGGCCCGCACCCGGCCGCACGACCGGTCTGCGAGTGGACGATCTGCGGCCGGCGCGGCGGTACGGCCCCGGAGTGCGCCCCGGCTCACCCGCCGAGGGCTGACGGCGTCCCCAGCCCCTCTTGCCCGTTCGCGGGCCCGGCTCCGTGCCGGGTCAGCCCGCGTCGGAACCGCGGGCCCGGCAGGCCTGGATCAGGTCCTCGCGGGCGCGGGCGACGCGGGAGCGGACGGTGCCGACCGGGCAGCCGCAGACATCGGCGGCCTCGGCGTAGGACAGGCCGAGGACCTGCGTCAGCACGAGGACTTCGCGCCGCTCCGGCTCCAGGCCGTCGAGCAGCAGGCCCAGCTCGACGAGCTCCTCGAAGCCGGCCGCGGGGTCGCGGGTGTGCTCGGCGGCGGCTTCCCAGTCGGTGTCCGCGATCTTGGGACGGGCGCCCGCGGCCCGGATCCGGTCGACGACGACCCGGCGCGCGATGGACAGCAGCCAGGTCCGTGACGACGAACGGCCGGCGAAGCGGTGCAGGCTGCCGAACGCGCGGAGGTAGGTCTCCTGCGTCAGGTCGTCGGCCGCGGCCGCGTCGGTGAGGTGGGCGAGGAAGCGCCAGACGTCGGCCTGCGTCGCGCGGACCCAGTCTTCGAGGGCCCGCCGATCGCCGCGGCCGGCCGCCATCGCCAAGGCCGTGACGCGCTCGTCGTCTTCACCGCGGGTCATGATCCGGAACTTAGCAGTGACGGCAAACCTCGCGATTCCGCCGTCCGGCTGGAGGGAGACTCGCGATATAGGGCGTTATACGGTCCTCAGTCGATCTGCTCGACCGCCCAGTCCGCCCACTCGCGCTGCATCGCGGAGAAGCGTTTGCCCCACTCGAGCACCAGGCGGCCGTAGAGCGACTGGTTGTCGTCGCCCCAGTCGATCGAGCCCTCCAGCTCGTCGAGCCGCTCTTCGCGCGCCCGCGCCGATTCCCCCATCGACGCGACGTAGCCGCGTGCCTGCGCCGGTGAAACCGAGCCGAGGAAGTACACGCGCAGCAAGCCGGCGCTGCGGGGCGGGCCACCCGGGTCGACGTCGACCAGCCAGTGCCGCAGCTCCTCGAGCCCGGCCTCGGTGATCTCGTACTCCTTGCGCCCGCGCGGGCCCTCGGCGAGGACGTGGATCATGCCCGCGGCCTCCAGCTTGCCGAGCTCGCCGTAGAGCTGGCTCTGCGTCGCGGGCCAGACGTTGGCCATCGCCCGCTCGAACCGCTTGAGCAGGTCGTAGCCGCTTCCGGGCTCGTCGGCCAGCATGCCGAGCACCGCGTGTCGAAGGCTCATGCCCCCAGTCTGGCATTCCACTCTTGACATGTCTAGCTAGGAGCTTCTACTTTCGACATGTCACAGTTGGAACGTCCGGGGGAGACCGGCATGAACTACCTGAAGAGCTTCCTTCCGTGGATCGCGTTCGCCGTGGTCGCGACACAGTTCGACTGGCGCTGGTCCGGCCTGACCGGGCTCGTCCTCTCGGCCGCCCTGCTCGTCCTGGCCCGCCGCGAAGGCCGCAAGGCGGACGCCCTCATCATCGAGTGGAGCGCGCTCGCCTTCTTCGCCCTGCTCACGGCCGTCGCGTTCACGTTCCCGGCGTCGCCGCTGAAGACCTACACCGGCGCGCTCACCGACGCCTGGCTGGCGCTCACGGCCTGGGGCTCGCTCGCCATCGGAAAGCCGTTCACCCTCGGCATCGCGCGGACGATGACGCCGCCGCAGCTGTGGGACAACCCGGTCTTCAAGCGCGTCAACGCGATCATCACGCTCGTGTGGGCCGCGAGCTTCACCGTCACCGGCCTCGCCGGCATCGCGCTGCTGAACTACGCCCCGCACGCGACGGCCGCGCTCATCACCCTCAAGGTCCTCGGCTTCGCCGTGCCCGTCGTCTTCACCGTCCGCTACCCGCGCATCGTCCGCGCCCGAGCCGAAAAGGCCGCCTGAGATGACCACCAGCGACTTCCACCTGAGCGGGGTCTACGCCCCGGTCCACGACGAGCTGACCGCGTTCGACCTCCCCGTCACCGGCGCCCTGCCGCCCGAGCTGACCGGCTGGTACCTGCGCAACGGCCCGAACCCGCGCGACGCCAGCAAGCACTGGTTCACCGGCGACGGCATGGTCCACGGCGTCCGGCTCGAGAACGGCCGCGCCGCCTGGTACCGCAACCGGTGGGTGCGCACCGAGAGCTTCGACGACCCGGATCTCGCGCTGTACAACGAAGACGGCTCGCGGAACCTGCACGCCAGCGTCGCGAACACGCACGTGGTGAACCACGCCGGCCGCACGCTCGCCCTCGTCGAATCCTCGCTGCCGTACGAGATCACGACCGACCTCGAAACCGTCGGCGCCTACGACTTCGGCGGCGAACTGACCGACTCGATGACCGCGCACCCGAAGATCTGCCCCACGACCGGTGAACTGCACTTCTTCGGCTTCGGCAGCATCACCGCGCCGCACGTGAGCTACTACCGCGCCGACGCCGCCGGGAAGCTCGTCGTCAAGCAACCCGTCGACGTGCCGGGCCTGACGATGATGCACGACTTCGCGCTCACCGCGGAGCACGCCGTCTTCTACGACCTGCCGGTCGTGTTCGACCGGGCGTCGGTCGGCCAGGGCATGCCCTACCGCTGGGACGCGGGCTACGGCGCCCGGCTCGGCGTGCTGCGCCGCGACCGGCCCGGAGCCGGGGTCCGCTGGCTGGAGATCGAGCCCTGCTACGTCTTCCACACGCTCAACGCGTTCGACACCCCGGACGGCCGGATCGTCGTGCACGTCCTGCGCTACGACCACCAGTGGCAGGCGGGCAACGACGACCCGCCGGCGTTCCTGTACCGGTGGACCCTCGATCCCGTCGCCGGGACGGTGACCGAGGACCGGCTCGACGACCGGCCGGGCGAGTTCCCCCGCACCGACGACCGGCTCGCCGGGTCCGACGCGCGCTTCGGGCACGTCACCGGCCACGACGTCCTGCGCCGCTACGACCTGCACGCGGGGACCAGCACCGAGCACACCTTCGGCGAAGGGCGCGTGCCCGGCGAAGCGGTGTTCGTCCCGGCGGAGCACGGCGAAGGCTGGCTGCTCACCTACGTCTACGACGCGGCGGAAGACCACAGCGACCTCGTCGTGCTCGACGCCGGGAACGTCGCCGCGGCGCCCGTGGCCACGGTCCGCCTCCCGCAGCGGGTTCCCGCGGGCTTCCACGGGAACTGGCTGCCGGACGCGTGAGCGCTCAGGCGAACTTCGTCTTCGGCCGCTCCTGCCGGACGCCGTCGACGAAGACGTCGACCTTCTCGTCGAGGAACGCCACCAGACCCGCGACGCGGGTGCTTTCCGGCAGCGGCGTCGGGTAGCTCCAGGCCAGGTCCGCGTGCCCGGCCACCGAGAAGTACTCACTGGCCCCCTTGTACGGGCAGTGCGTCACGGTGTCCGTCTTCTCCAGCAGGTCCATCCGGACGTCGACGCGGGGTAGGTAGTAGCGGGTCGGCAGGCCGGTCTCGAACAGCAGGTGCGGCCGGACGGTGTCGGCGACGGTGACGCCGTCGACCTCGATCCGCACGTGCCGCGAGCTCGGCAGGATGTCCACGCGGACGCCGGGGTCGCGCGGGTGCGTGAAGATCTGTTCGTCCTCTTCGAACCAGTCGAACGCGGCGAAGTCGAAGCGGACGTGGTCCCGGAGCTCCTCGATGGGCGAATCCGGGTATTCCAGCGCGCCGTCCACCGCCTCGGCTCGGCCAACCTTTATCGTCGACAGAACACCTTCTCCGCGGCTGGGCGAGTGCGACGTCCGGCCGGAGGGGGCGAGAACGCCGCTCACGACGTCCGCGCGCGGGAAGTAGTACGTGGGGTAGTACGGGACGACTTCCCACACCAGAAGGGGGTGCACCGTGTCCGCGACGACCTGCCCGCCGAGGAACACGCGTACCCGTTTCGCGCCTTGTGCCACGCGGACCCGGCCGCGTACCGGAGTGCTCATGCCCCGGTCAACGGGTCCCGAAGCGGGGGTATTCCGGCGAAACCGGGGCTCGGACGGCTAGCGTGGCGGGAAACACGAGGACGACAGGAGGCGGGCACGGGTGGCCGGCGTAGATGTTCCAACGGTCGGGACCCCCGCCGGGATGCGCAAGATCAACCAGCGGGCGGTGCTGGACCTGCTGCGCCGCAGCGGACCGGCGACCCGGCCGCAGGTGGCGAAGGACACCGGGCTGTCGAAGCCGACGGTCAGCCAGGCGCTGCTGGCGCTCGAAGCCGCCGGGCTGGCACGCCCGACCGGGCACACCTCCACCGGCACCGGCCGCTCGGCCGTGCTGTACGAGGCCGACCCGACCGCGGGGTACGTGCTGGGCGTCGACATCGGGCGCGAGCACATCCGCGTCGCGGTGTCGGACCTCGGCCGCACGATCGTGGCGCGCCGCGACGAGCGCAACACGGCGCGATCCGGCGCCGCCCTGGTCGCGGCGGTCGGGAAGATCGCGGCTTCGGCCGTCGCGGAGGCCCGGTTGTCGCCGTCCGACATCGTTGTCCGCGTGGTCGGCTCCCCCGGCGTCGCCGATCCGGAGAAGCGCTGCTTCCGGCACGCGCCGAACCTGCCGGGCTGGGGCCGGGCCGGGCTGATCGACGACCTCGAAGCCGCGCTGGGCCCCGACCTGATGGTGGAGAACGACGCGAACCTGACGGCGGTCGGCGAGGGCGAAAGCGGCGCCGCGCGCGGCGCGTCGGTGTTCGGCTGCATCACGATCGGCACGGGCGTCGGGATGGGCATGATGGTCGACGGCCGGGTGTTCCGCGGCGCGACGGGCGCGGCGGGCGAGATCGGCTACCTGCCGTACGGCCGCACGCGCGCGGCCGATTCCCCTGGGTCCCCGCCCGCACGCGGCCACCTCGAAGAGGCGACGGCGGCCCAGTCGGTGGTCCGCGGC
This genomic window from Amycolatopsis mongoliensis contains:
- a CDS encoding DUF427 domain-containing protein, with amino-acid sequence MSTPVRGRVRVAQGAKRVRVFLGGQVVADTVHPLLVWEVVPYYPTYYFPRADVVSGVLAPSGRTSHSPSRGEGVLSTIKVGRAEAVDGALEYPDSPIEELRDHVRFDFAAFDWFEEDEQIFTHPRDPGVRVDILPSSRHVRIEVDGVTVADTVRPHLLFETGLPTRYYLPRVDVRMDLLEKTDTVTHCPYKGASEYFSVAGHADLAWSYPTPLPESTRVAGLVAFLDEKVDVFVDGVRQERPKTKFA
- a CDS encoding PadR family transcriptional regulator, whose amino-acid sequence is MSLRHAVLGMLADEPGSGYDLLKRFERAMANVWPATQSQLYGELGKLEAAGMIHVLAEGPRGRKEYEITEAGLEELRHWLVDVDPGGPPRSAGLLRVYFLGSVSPAQARGYVASMGESARAREERLDELEGSIDWGDDNQSLYGRLVLEWGKRFSAMQREWADWAVEQID
- a CDS encoding carotenoid oxygenase family protein, whose protein sequence is MTTSDFHLSGVYAPVHDELTAFDLPVTGALPPELTGWYLRNGPNPRDASKHWFTGDGMVHGVRLENGRAAWYRNRWVRTESFDDPDLALYNEDGSRNLHASVANTHVVNHAGRTLALVESSLPYEITTDLETVGAYDFGGELTDSMTAHPKICPTTGELHFFGFGSITAPHVSYYRADAAGKLVVKQPVDVPGLTMMHDFALTAEHAVFYDLPVVFDRASVGQGMPYRWDAGYGARLGVLRRDRPGAGVRWLEIEPCYVFHTLNAFDTPDGRIVVHVLRYDHQWQAGNDDPPAFLYRWTLDPVAGTVTEDRLDDRPGEFPRTDDRLAGSDARFGHVTGHDVLRRYDLHAGTSTEHTFGEGRVPGEAVFVPAEHGEGWLLTYVYDAAEDHSDLVVLDAGNVAAAPVATVRLPQRVPAGFHGNWLPDA
- a CDS encoding ROK family protein, with the translated sequence MRKINQRAVLDLLRRSGPATRPQVAKDTGLSKPTVSQALLALEAAGLARPTGHTSTGTGRSAVLYEADPTAGYVLGVDIGREHIRVAVSDLGRTIVARRDERNTARSGAALVAAVGKIAASAVAEARLSPSDIVVRVVGSPGVADPEKRCFRHAPNLPGWGRAGLIDDLEAALGPDLMVENDANLTAVGEGESGAARGASVFGCITIGTGVGMGMMVDGRVFRGATGAAGEIGYLPYGRTRAADSPGSPPARGHLEEATAAQSVVRGARELGLGTAKSAREVFRLAREGDELARQALEAEADRLAYTVASVAAVIDPELIVLGGGMGMAADLLLEPLDRALRAFTPLVPKVVQGELGEDAVLTGAISVGLRAAQGLVFDRRVGAA
- the sigC gene encoding RNA polymerase sigma factor SigC; its protein translation is MTRGEDDERVTALAMAAGRGDRRALEDWVRATQADVWRFLAHLTDAAAADDLTQETYLRAFGSLHRFAGRSSSRTWLLSIARRVVVDRIRAAGARPKIADTDWEAAAEHTRDPAAGFEELVELGLLLDGLEPERREVLVLTQVLGLSYAEAADVCGCPVGTVRSRVARAREDLIQACRARGSDAG